The Halobacterium litoreum genome includes a region encoding these proteins:
- a CDS encoding thioredoxin domain-containing protein, with translation MTDPTDRNRLDEAGSPYLRQHADNPVHWQPWDETAFEAARERDVPIFLSIGYSACHWCHVMEEESFSDPEVAEVLNEHFVPVKVDREERPDVDALYMKVCQVVRGGGGWPLSAFLTPDREPFFVGTYFPKEAKRNQPGFLQLLADVRESWQTDRGDLEDRADQWLSAARGELESLPDAVELGDDSPLADAAQNVARGADRDNGGFGRSPKFPQTGRVDLLLRANAIDDRYGNVAREALDAMADGGLYDHLGGGFHRYCTDADWTVPHFEKMLYDQASLARTYVDGYRAFGDDRYADVVRETLDFVDRELGHPEGGFHATLDARSPPVDDPEGEHEEGAFYVWTPEQVDKAVTEYADAAPSDVDDDVLADLFCERYGVTEAGNFEHGQTVLTRSASIADLADDFDRSEDEIEEMLDAVESRLRAARADRPRPARDDKVLAGWNGLMARAYAEAGLALDAEYGERAADAIRFVREELWDGDRLSRRIIDEDVAGVGYAEDYAYLAAGALATYEATGDHAHLGFALDLADALLDACYDPETGALYEAPESVADVDVRSQAVGEGPTPSPVGVASETLLGLDAFDPDACYADAADAMLERYGGRVQNSPAALPELALAADTRAVGHREVTVAADSLPDGWRDAVGGAYLPDRLLSVRPPTTEGLDAWLADLELPEAPPIWAGRESDGEPTAYVCRRACSPPLTTAGEIESWLAEFSR, from the coding sequence ATGACCGACCCCACCGACCGGAACCGCCTCGACGAGGCGGGCAGCCCCTACCTCCGCCAGCACGCCGACAACCCCGTGCACTGGCAGCCGTGGGACGAGACGGCCTTCGAGGCCGCACGCGAACGCGACGTGCCAATCTTCCTCTCCATCGGCTACTCGGCGTGTCACTGGTGTCACGTCATGGAGGAGGAGTCGTTCTCGGACCCCGAAGTCGCCGAGGTGCTGAACGAGCACTTCGTCCCCGTCAAGGTCGACCGGGAGGAGCGCCCGGACGTGGACGCGCTGTACATGAAGGTGTGTCAGGTCGTCCGGGGCGGCGGCGGGTGGCCGCTGTCGGCGTTCCTCACGCCCGACCGCGAACCGTTCTTCGTCGGGACGTACTTCCCGAAAGAGGCCAAGCGCAACCAACCCGGGTTCCTGCAACTGCTCGCCGACGTCCGGGAGTCGTGGCAGACCGACCGCGGGGACCTCGAAGACCGGGCCGACCAGTGGCTGAGCGCGGCACGCGGCGAACTCGAATCGCTCCCGGACGCCGTGGAGTTGGGCGACGACAGCCCGCTCGCCGACGCCGCGCAGAACGTCGCGCGCGGCGCGGACCGCGACAACGGCGGATTCGGGCGCTCCCCGAAGTTCCCACAGACCGGCCGCGTCGACCTCCTCCTACGTGCGAACGCCATCGACGACCGGTACGGCAACGTCGCGCGCGAGGCGCTCGACGCGATGGCCGACGGCGGCCTCTACGACCACCTCGGCGGCGGCTTCCACCGGTACTGCACGGACGCCGACTGGACGGTGCCGCACTTCGAGAAGATGCTGTACGACCAGGCCAGTCTCGCGCGCACGTACGTCGACGGCTATCGCGCGTTCGGCGACGACCGCTACGCCGACGTCGTCCGGGAGACGCTGGACTTCGTGGACCGCGAACTCGGCCACCCCGAGGGCGGCTTCCACGCCACGCTCGACGCCCGGAGCCCGCCGGTCGACGACCCGGAGGGAGAACACGAGGAGGGCGCGTTCTACGTCTGGACGCCCGAGCAGGTCGACAAAGCGGTCACCGAATACGCCGACGCCGCACCGAGCGACGTCGACGACGACGTGCTCGCGGACCTGTTCTGCGAGCGCTACGGCGTCACCGAAGCGGGGAACTTCGAGCACGGCCAGACCGTGCTCACGCGCTCCGCGTCGATAGCCGACCTCGCCGACGATTTCGACCGTAGCGAGGACGAAATCGAGGAGATGCTCGACGCCGTCGAGTCGCGGCTGCGCGCGGCGCGCGCCGACCGCCCGCGTCCCGCCCGCGACGACAAGGTGCTCGCGGGCTGGAACGGCCTGATGGCGCGCGCCTACGCCGAAGCCGGTCTCGCACTCGATGCCGAGTACGGCGAGCGCGCGGCGGACGCGATACGGTTCGTCCGCGAGGAACTGTGGGACGGCGACCGGCTCTCGCGGCGAATCATCGACGAGGACGTGGCGGGCGTCGGCTACGCCGAGGACTACGCGTACCTCGCGGCGGGCGCGCTCGCGACCTACGAGGCGACCGGCGACCACGCCCACCTCGGGTTCGCGCTCGACCTCGCGGACGCGCTGCTCGACGCCTGCTACGACCCCGAGACCGGCGCGCTGTACGAAGCCCCGGAGAGCGTCGCGGACGTGGACGTGCGCTCGCAGGCGGTCGGCGAGGGCCCGACGCCGTCGCCGGTCGGCGTCGCCAGCGAGACACTGCTCGGGTTGGACGCGTTCGACCCGGACGCGTGCTACGCCGACGCCGCGGACGCGATGCTGGAGCGGTACGGCGGCCGCGTCCAGAACAGTCCGGCCGCCCTCCCCGAACTCGCGCTCGCTGCCGACACCCGTGCGGTCGGGCACCGCGAGGTCACAGTCGCGGCCGACTCGCTGCCGGACGGCTGGCGAGACGCGGTCGGTGGGGCCTACCTCCCCGACCGCTTGCTGTCGGTTCGCCCGCCGACCACGGAGGGACTGGACGCGTGGCTCGCAGACCTCGAACTCCCGGAGGCACCGCCGATTTGGGCGGGCCGCGAGAGCGACGGCGAACCCACCGCGTACGTCTGCCGGCGCGCGTGCTCGCCGCCCCTGACGACCGCCGGAGAAATCGAGTCGTGGCTCGCGGAGTTCAGTCGCTGA
- the purD gene encoding phosphoribosylamine--glycine ligase: MTERVLLVGGGGREHAIADALAPDCELYAAAGNRNPGIDRLAEAFETLDESDPAAVVDYAERVDATLVVVGPETPLAEGVVDALEDAGIYAFGPKQADARIETDKTFQREFMAEHDVPGQADFETFADADAAADYVESVDGDVAVKPAGLTGGKGVRVTGDQVTKAEAADYVRSADHDEWVIEERLVGEEITVQAFVANGEVRATPVAHDHGRAYEGDEGPNTGGMGSIAGPGKLLPFATEADYEAAVDTIEAVVEGLPEYRGVLYGQFMLTADGPKVVEFNARFGDPEAMNTLPAMETPLVDVLTAARDGEPLPDLDFAEVATVCKYAVPEGYPTNPEGGTRISVDEDSVGDASLFYASVDAREDGVYTTTSRSFAVVGSGDTLADANDEADAALADLPEGVRVRRDIGSDELLQSRVDHVADVRSE; the protein is encoded by the coding sequence ATGACAGAGCGCGTCCTGCTCGTCGGCGGCGGCGGCCGCGAACACGCCATCGCCGACGCGCTGGCCCCCGACTGCGAGTTGTACGCCGCCGCCGGCAACCGAAACCCCGGTATCGACCGCCTCGCCGAGGCGTTCGAAACTCTGGATGAGAGCGACCCCGCCGCCGTCGTCGATTACGCCGAGCGCGTGGACGCCACGCTCGTCGTCGTCGGTCCCGAGACGCCACTCGCCGAGGGCGTCGTGGACGCGCTCGAAGACGCCGGTATCTACGCGTTCGGTCCGAAGCAAGCCGACGCCCGCATCGAGACGGACAAGACGTTCCAGCGAGAGTTCATGGCCGAACACGACGTCCCCGGACAGGCCGACTTCGAGACGTTCGCGGACGCCGACGCCGCCGCCGACTACGTCGAGAGCGTCGACGGCGACGTGGCAGTCAAGCCCGCGGGCCTCACCGGCGGGAAGGGCGTTCGCGTCACCGGCGACCAGGTGACGAAGGCGGAGGCCGCCGACTACGTGCGGAGCGCGGACCACGACGAGTGGGTGATAGAGGAGCGCCTCGTCGGCGAGGAAATCACCGTGCAGGCGTTCGTCGCGAACGGCGAGGTGCGCGCGACGCCGGTCGCCCACGACCACGGGCGCGCCTACGAAGGCGACGAAGGCCCGAACACGGGCGGCATGGGGAGCATCGCCGGCCCCGGCAAACTCCTGCCGTTCGCCACCGAGGCCGACTACGAGGCTGCCGTCGACACCATCGAAGCGGTCGTCGAGGGCCTCCCGGAGTACCGCGGCGTCCTCTACGGTCAGTTCATGCTCACCGCCGACGGTCCGAAGGTCGTGGAGTTCAACGCGCGCTTCGGCGACCCGGAAGCGATGAACACGCTCCCCGCGATGGAGACGCCGCTCGTCGACGTTCTCACCGCCGCTCGGGACGGCGAACCCCTTCCCGACCTCGACTTCGCCGAGGTCGCGACCGTCTGCAAGTACGCCGTCCCCGAGGGCTACCCGACGAACCCGGAGGGCGGGACGCGCATCTCCGTGGACGAGGACTCGGTGGGCGACGCCAGCCTGTTCTACGCGAGCGTCGACGCCCGCGAGGACGGCGTCTACACCACCACGTCGCGGTCGTTCGCCGTCGTCGGGTCGGGCGACACGCTCGCCGACGCGAACGACGAGGCGGACGCCGCACTCGCCGACCTCCCCGAGGGCGTGCGCGTCCGCCGCGACATCGGGAGCGACGAACTCCTCCAGTCCCGCGTCGACCACGTCGCTGACGTTCGCAGCGAGTAG
- a CDS encoding ferritin-like domain-containing protein produces the protein MTSDEVTRLLRKAYSDEIETVMNYMTNSIVLDGVRAEEIKESLQQDIQEELGHAEQLGGRLKQLDEAPPASAEFEARQHSLQPPEDTTDVLSVIEGVLDAEEDAIQTYRDLIDAAEEADDPVTEDLAVTILADEEAHRTEFRGFRKEYRAD, from the coding sequence ATGACCAGCGACGAGGTCACGCGACTGCTCAGGAAGGCGTACAGCGACGAGATAGAGACGGTGATGAACTACATGACGAACTCCATCGTCCTCGACGGCGTGCGCGCCGAGGAGATCAAGGAGTCCCTCCAGCAGGACATCCAGGAGGAACTCGGGCACGCCGAGCAACTCGGCGGCCGCCTCAAGCAACTGGACGAGGCGCCGCCCGCGAGCGCCGAGTTCGAGGCCCGCCAGCACTCCCTCCAGCCGCCCGAGGACACGACGGACGTGCTGTCGGTCATCGAGGGCGTCCTCGACGCCGAGGAGGACGCCATCCAGACGTACCGCGACCTCATCGACGCCGCGGAGGAAGCCGACGACCCCGTCACGGAGGACCTCGCCGTAACCATCCTCGCCGACGAGGAAGCCCACCGCACCGAGTTCCGCGGCTTCCGGAAGGAGTACCGCGCGGACTGA
- a CDS encoding XapX domain-containing protein — protein MNPVFVVLATLAGLTVGAFFAFLRIPVPAPPSLAGVMGIVGVWLGYRLVHHFDAGFDVVEALGL, from the coding sequence ATGAATCCCGTGTTCGTCGTTCTGGCGACGCTCGCCGGCCTCACGGTCGGCGCGTTCTTCGCGTTCCTCAGAATCCCCGTGCCCGCGCCGCCGTCGCTCGCCGGCGTGATGGGCATCGTCGGCGTCTGGCTCGGTTACCGACTCGTCCACCACTTCGACGCCGGCTTCGACGTGGTCGAAGCGCTCGGGCTGTAG
- a CDS encoding FAD-binding protein, whose translation MYEHDVIVVGGGGAGLRAAIAAHEEGADVAIVTKLHPVRSHTGAAEGGINAALRDGDSWEDHAYDTMKGADYLSDAPAVDTFAQTAPEEVIQLEHWGMPFSREDDGRVSQRPFGGLSFPRTTYAGAETGHHMLHTLYEQVVKRGIEVYDEWYVSQVAVTDEDDPNERDCHGVVAWDVQTGEIAGFRAREGVVLATGGLGQAFDHTTNAVANTGDGVAIAYRAGVPMEDMEMIQFHPTTLPSTGVLISEGVRGEGGILYNSEGERFMFEYGYATNDGELASRDVVARAELTEVNEGRGVEDEYVYLDMRHLGEERITDRLENILHLAEDFEGVNGLEEPMPVKPGQHYAMGGIEVNEHGETCIDGLYAAGECACVSLHGANRLGGNALPELIVFGARAGRHAAGADMPEPKIETGPYDDAEREELGVPVGAPDGDADAVEPAADGGEAVDADDRSPDAVVEATAEAERERIDTLLEREDGVNHADVRSDLQESMTANVNVFREEEGLKQALRDIQRARERYQDVYVADKSRTFNTDLQHTIETRNLLDVAEAITMGALARDEFRGAHWRKEHQERKDDEWLKHTMVSWNDGEPELWYRPAILEGDEQTYEPKERSY comes from the coding sequence ATGTACGAGCACGACGTCATCGTAGTCGGCGGCGGCGGCGCGGGGCTCCGCGCGGCCATCGCCGCCCACGAGGAAGGCGCAGACGTAGCAATCGTCACGAAACTCCATCCGGTGCGCTCGCACACGGGCGCGGCGGAGGGCGGTATCAACGCCGCGCTCCGCGACGGAGACTCGTGGGAGGACCACGCGTACGACACGATGAAGGGCGCGGACTACCTGAGCGACGCGCCCGCCGTCGACACGTTCGCACAGACGGCTCCCGAGGAAGTCATCCAACTCGAACACTGGGGGATGCCGTTCTCCCGCGAGGACGACGGGCGCGTGAGCCAGCGGCCGTTCGGCGGCCTGAGTTTCCCGCGGACGACGTACGCGGGCGCCGAGACCGGCCACCACATGCTCCACACGCTGTACGAGCAGGTGGTGAAACGAGGCATCGAGGTGTACGACGAGTGGTACGTGAGCCAGGTCGCCGTCACCGACGAGGACGACCCGAACGAGCGCGACTGCCACGGAGTCGTCGCGTGGGACGTCCAGACCGGCGAAATCGCGGGCTTCCGCGCTCGCGAGGGCGTGGTGCTCGCGACCGGCGGGCTCGGCCAGGCGTTCGACCACACGACCAACGCCGTCGCGAACACCGGGGACGGCGTCGCCATCGCGTACCGCGCGGGCGTGCCGATGGAGGACATGGAGATGATTCAGTTCCACCCGACGACGCTCCCCTCGACCGGCGTCCTCATCAGCGAGGGCGTGCGCGGCGAGGGCGGCATCCTCTACAACTCCGAGGGCGAGCGCTTCATGTTCGAGTACGGGTACGCGACGAACGACGGCGAACTCGCGTCCCGCGACGTGGTGGCGCGCGCCGAACTCACGGAGGTCAACGAGGGCCGCGGCGTCGAGGACGAGTACGTCTACCTCGACATGCGTCACCTGGGCGAGGAACGCATCACCGACCGACTCGAGAACATCCTCCACCTCGCGGAGGACTTCGAGGGCGTCAACGGCCTCGAGGAGCCGATGCCGGTCAAGCCCGGCCAGCACTACGCGATGGGCGGCATCGAGGTCAACGAGCACGGCGAGACGTGCATCGACGGCCTGTACGCGGCCGGCGAGTGCGCGTGTGTGAGCCTCCACGGCGCGAACCGCCTCGGCGGGAACGCGCTGCCGGAGCTCATCGTGTTCGGCGCTCGCGCCGGCCGTCACGCGGCGGGCGCGGACATGCCGGAGCCGAAAATCGAGACGGGGCCGTACGACGACGCCGAGCGCGAGGAACTCGGCGTGCCGGTCGGCGCGCCCGACGGCGACGCGGACGCGGTCGAGCCGGCGGCTGACGGCGGCGAAGCCGTCGACGCCGACGACCGCTCGCCGGACGCCGTCGTCGAAGCCACCGCGGAGGCCGAGCGCGAACGCATCGACACCCTACTGGAGCGCGAGGACGGCGTGAACCACGCCGACGTGCGCTCTGACCTCCAGGAGTCGATGACCGCGAACGTCAACGTGTTCCGCGAAGAAGAGGGCCTGAAGCAGGCGCTCCGCGACATCCAGCGCGCTCGCGAGCGCTACCAGGACGTGTACGTCGCGGACAAGTCCCGGACGTTCAACACCGACCTCCAGCACACCATCGAGACGCGGAACCTCCTCGACGTGGCGGAAGCCATCACGATGGGCGCGCTCGCCCGCGACGAGTTCCGCGGCGCGCACTGGCGGAAGGAACACCAGGAGCGCAAGGACGACGAGTGGCTCAAGCACACGATGGTCTCGTGGAACGACGGCGAGCCGGAACTCTGGTACCGGCCGGCCATCCTCGAGGGCGACGAGCAGACCTACGAGCCCAAAGAGCGCTCGTACTGA
- a CDS encoding succinate dehydrogenase/fumarate reductase iron-sulfur subunit: MSTQTPETETETESETEQPASSPHQERRLAEKRERAEREAAEEAADATKFDGETLELKVFRYDPEIEGKEEPRFDSFTVPKEQGMTVLDALIFARDEYDSSLTFRHSCRQAVCGSDAFFVNGQQRLGCQTQISELDTPVRVEPLPHQDVVKDLVVEMDHFYDQMETAQPFFDPDDLPEGELEEQRQSRENREKIKLSTRCIWCGACMSSCNIAAGDNKYLGPAAINKAYRFYMDEREGEQKRQERLEIIEQEHGVWRCQTQFSCTNVCPKDIPLTEHIQELKREAVKQNLKFW; the protein is encoded by the coding sequence ATGAGTACGCAGACACCCGAAACCGAGACCGAGACGGAGTCCGAGACCGAACAGCCCGCGTCCAGCCCCCACCAGGAGCGGCGGCTGGCGGAGAAACGAGAGCGCGCCGAGCGCGAGGCCGCCGAGGAGGCAGCCGACGCGACGAAGTTCGACGGCGAGACGCTCGAACTCAAGGTCTTCCGCTACGACCCCGAAATCGAGGGGAAAGAGGAGCCGCGCTTCGACTCCTTTACCGTCCCCAAGGAACAGGGGATGACCGTCCTCGACGCGCTCATCTTCGCGCGCGACGAGTACGACTCCAGTCTGACGTTCCGGCACTCCTGCCGGCAGGCGGTGTGTGGCTCCGACGCGTTCTTCGTGAACGGCCAGCAGCGCCTCGGCTGTCAGACCCAGATTTCGGAGTTGGACACGCCGGTGCGCGTCGAACCGCTCCCCCACCAGGACGTCGTCAAAGACCTCGTGGTGGAGATGGACCACTTCTACGACCAGATGGAGACGGCCCAGCCCTTCTTCGACCCGGACGACCTGCCGGAGGGGGAACTCGAAGAGCAGCGCCAGAGCCGCGAGAACCGCGAGAAGATCAAGCTCTCGACGCGCTGTATCTGGTGTGGCGCCTGCATGTCCTCGTGTAACATCGCCGCGGGCGACAACAAGTACCTCGGCCCGGCGGCCATCAACAAGGCCTACCGGTTCTACATGGACGAACGCGAGGGCGAGCAAAAGCGCCAGGAGCGCCTCGAAATCATCGAGCAGGAACACGGCGTCTGGCGCTGTCAGACGCAGTTCTCGTGTACGAACGTCTGTCCGAAGGACATCCCGCTGACCGAGCACATCCAAGAACTCAAGCGAGAGGCAGTCAAGCAGAACCTCAAATTCTGGTAA
- a CDS encoding succinate dehydrogenase hydrophobic membrane anchor subunit: MAERYSSFSSGSTTWLLQRVTAAFLVVVLAFHFFLLHFVHHAYEIEFLGSQARMQDLGYYVTMILFLVTATFHGVNGVYNALVNQGIDGKAKRAAQIVLGVASILLVVQGVRVANALAGF, translated from the coding sequence ATGGCAGAACGCTACTCCTCGTTCAGTTCGGGTTCGACCACGTGGCTGCTCCAGCGCGTCACGGCGGCGTTCCTCGTCGTCGTGCTGGCGTTCCACTTCTTCCTGTTGCACTTCGTTCACCACGCCTACGAGATCGAGTTCCTCGGTAGCCAGGCCCGCATGCAGGACCTCGGCTACTACGTCACGATGATTCTGTTCCTCGTGACGGCGACGTTCCACGGCGTCAACGGCGTCTACAACGCGCTCGTGAACCAGGGCATCGACGGCAAAGCCAAGCGCGCCGCACAGATAGTGCTCGGCGTCGCCAGCATCCTGCTCGTCGTGCAGGGCGTCCGCGTCGCCAACGCGCTCGCGGGGTTCTAA
- the sdhC gene encoding succinate dehydrogenase, cytochrome b556 subunit, protein MSESYDRGLVEDFGRWREFSAGMWAWVFHKFTGWVLIGYLFTHISVLSTSLQGPETYNQTLSGLESLALVRLLEVGLLAVAVFHILNGIRLLFVDLGVGLESQDKSFYASLVLTGVIVVASVPTFLTGAF, encoded by the coding sequence ATGAGTGAGTCGTACGACCGAGGCCTCGTCGAGGACTTCGGCCGGTGGCGGGAGTTCTCGGCCGGCATGTGGGCCTGGGTGTTTCACAAGTTCACGGGGTGGGTTCTCATCGGCTACCTGTTCACCCACATCTCCGTCCTGAGCACGTCGCTCCAAGGGCCGGAGACGTACAACCAGACGCTGAGCGGGTTGGAGAGCCTCGCGCTCGTCCGCCTGCTCGAGGTCGGACTGCTCGCGGTCGCCGTCTTCCACATCCTCAACGGCATCCGCTTGCTGTTCGTCGACCTCGGCGTCGGCCTGGAATCGCAGGACAAGAGTTTCTACGCGTCGCTCGTGTTGACCGGCGTCATCGTCGTCGCGAGCGTGCCGACGTTCCTCACGGGGGCATTCTAA
- a CDS encoding succinylglutamate desuccinylase/aspartoacylase family protein has product MTDGAFTYNGGRVDPGERADIRYSISETYLGDPVRVPVSIVNGEHPGPTVFLTAAIHGDELNGIAVVREVAHEWAHTNLHGTLVCMPVVNVPGFMAQQRYLPVYDRDLNRSFPGKEGSTSAKRMADQIFRNFVEPCDYGVDFHTSTRGRTNMLHARADMSDDAAARLARSFGTNVIIDSDGSSGTLRREATEAGVPTVTVEMGEAHRFQRPLIDRALDGVASVLAEYELYPSEPVNWPGWRTIVTSDQKTWLRADAGGLVDMHYERGELVREGDTICTISNPFKTDVVRVTAPFTGLLVGALENPVVYPGNPLCHLVELDERTQRAYERDRTDTMPERPT; this is encoded by the coding sequence ATGACCGACGGGGCGTTCACGTACAACGGCGGCCGGGTGGACCCCGGAGAGCGAGCGGACATCCGGTACAGCATCAGCGAGACGTACCTCGGCGACCCGGTGCGCGTCCCGGTGTCCATCGTCAACGGCGAACACCCCGGGCCCACGGTGTTCCTCACGGCGGCGATTCACGGCGACGAACTGAACGGCATCGCCGTCGTCCGCGAGGTCGCCCACGAGTGGGCGCACACCAACCTCCACGGGACGCTCGTCTGCATGCCCGTCGTGAACGTCCCCGGGTTCATGGCCCAACAGCGCTACCTCCCCGTCTACGACCGCGACCTCAACCGCTCGTTCCCCGGAAAGGAGGGGTCGACGAGCGCGAAGCGGATGGCCGACCAGATATTCCGGAACTTCGTCGAACCCTGCGACTACGGCGTCGACTTCCACACGTCGACGCGCGGCCGCACCAACATGCTTCACGCGCGAGCGGACATGAGCGACGACGCGGCGGCGCGCCTCGCGCGGTCGTTCGGCACGAACGTCATCATCGACAGCGACGGCTCCAGCGGGACGCTCCGCCGGGAAGCCACCGAAGCGGGCGTCCCCACCGTCACCGTCGAGATGGGGGAAGCCCACCGGTTCCAGCGGCCGCTCATCGACCGCGCGCTCGACGGCGTCGCGAGCGTGCTCGCGGAGTACGAACTCTACCCGAGCGAGCCCGTGAACTGGCCGGGGTGGCGCACTATCGTCACGTCCGACCAGAAGACGTGGCTGCGCGCGGACGCCGGCGGCCTCGTGGACATGCACTACGAGCGCGGCGAACTCGTCCGCGAGGGCGACACCATCTGTACCATCTCGAACCCGTTCAAGACCGACGTGGTTCGTGTCACCGCGCCCTTTACCGGCCTGCTCGTCGGCGCGCTCGAGAATCCGGTCGTCTACCCCGGGAACCCGCTCTGTCACCTCGTCGAGTTGGACGAACGCACCCAGCGAGCGTACGAACGCGACCGCACGGACACGATGCCCGAGCGACCGACGTGA
- a CDS encoding ATP-grasp domain-containing protein, which yields MPTMDDSVSVGVLSLHNSKETKAIVNAVEALGHRGVWLRENNLCVDIEDGVARMEPDVDVVANRLLLSNTEQPCELLGLALSLSRLRPTLNRPENVLTAFHKFATATSLAESEVSLPDATLALDSDRLNDEKAKYGDEVVYKTAIGTHGGGTWKIAADEQVNPRVGDRYAFLQELVERDGDRHRDLRVYIVDGDIVGTMRRYAPENDWRTNVALGGDVEGVDDLPEDAADMALAAADRIGLDYAGVDLVEGHDGWHLLEVNPTAGFKGLFEATGVSPAPYIAKLAVETAGGEVDDDEVERLAQTLDDSRPADVEANPTPDREEANVIGYTEDVLVSGTSGTERIVAKSDTGASRTSIDTRLAAKIGAGPIKSMTKVKSGSVKSGKARPVVDIVVGVAGDRHTVAASLEDRGHMDYPLLLGRDILQHYQVDVRRRTGEESSSDEE from the coding sequence ATCCCGACAATGGACGACTCGGTCTCGGTGGGCGTACTCAGCCTACACAACAGCAAGGAGACGAAGGCGATCGTGAACGCGGTCGAGGCGCTCGGCCACCGCGGCGTGTGGCTCCGCGAGAACAACCTCTGTGTCGACATCGAGGACGGCGTCGCGCGCATGGAGCCCGACGTCGACGTGGTGGCGAATCGCCTCCTGCTCTCGAACACGGAACAGCCCTGCGAACTGCTCGGTCTCGCGCTCTCGCTGAGCCGGCTGCGCCCGACGCTGAACCGCCCGGAGAACGTGCTGACGGCGTTCCACAAGTTCGCGACCGCGACGTCGCTCGCCGAGAGCGAAGTGAGTCTACCGGACGCGACGCTCGCGCTGGACTCCGACCGCCTGAACGACGAGAAGGCGAAGTACGGCGACGAGGTCGTCTACAAGACCGCCATCGGCACGCACGGCGGCGGGACGTGGAAGATTGCCGCCGACGAGCAGGTCAACCCCCGGGTCGGCGACCGGTACGCGTTCCTGCAGGAACTCGTCGAGCGCGACGGCGACCGGCACCGCGACCTGCGCGTCTACATCGTGGACGGCGACATCGTCGGGACGATGCGGCGGTACGCGCCCGAGAACGACTGGCGGACGAACGTCGCGCTCGGCGGCGACGTGGAGGGCGTCGACGACCTGCCCGAGGACGCCGCGGACATGGCGCTCGCGGCCGCCGACCGCATCGGCCTCGACTACGCGGGCGTCGACCTCGTGGAGGGCCACGACGGCTGGCACCTCCTCGAAGTCAACCCCACCGCGGGGTTCAAGGGCCTGTTCGAGGCGACGGGCGTGAGTCCCGCGCCGTACATCGCGAAACTCGCCGTGGAGACGGCTGGCGGCGAGGTCGACGACGACGAGGTCGAACGCCTCGCGCAGACGCTGGACGACTCGCGGCCCGCGGACGTCGAGGCGAACCCGACGCCGGACCGAGAGGAGGCGAACGTCATCGGGTACACCGAGGACGTGCTCGTCTCCGGGACGAGCGGCACCGAGCGCATCGTCGCGAAGTCCGACACGGGAGCGTCCCGCACGAGCATCGACACCCGGCTCGCGGCGAAAATCGGCGCCGGCCCCATCAAGTCGATGACGAAGGTGAAATCGGGGAGCGTGAAGTCTGGGAAGGCCCGCCCGGTCGTGGACATCGTCGTCGGCGTCGCGGGCGACCGCCACACCGTCGCCGCCTCGCTGGAGGACCGCGGTCACATGGACTACCCGCTGTTGCTCGGCCGCGACATCCTCCAGCACTACCAGGTCGACGTGCGCCGGCGCACGGGCGAGGAGTCCAGCAGCGACGAGGAGTAG